CAGGGCCAGCTTATCAAGCGTAAGTGATACAACAGGCGGCGTAACAGAAGTTGCCCATACCGTCCCCACAGCCCGCAGCCTGTCGCTAGCACTTCGTGGCGGGCGTGCAACAGTAAGATGAGGCCGAGGCGTATATAGCGGTTCACGACCGGCAGCAGCAAGCACATTATCTCTGTGATACAGCATGTAGTTTACAATAGCTTCTGTGGCATTTACCAGCGTAAACGCATACGCTGAAGGTTTTTCTGGATTGCCAAATGGCATCATGGGGCCAAGTGTTGCGACCATCTGCCGCATGCCGACTTCCTGCGCCACCAGCCATGCTTTCTGTGCCACGCTGGCCTCAACTGCGCCCAGAAAAGCAAAGGTAATATGCAGGTCTACAGGGTTAAATCTTTTTATGCCGTATGGCACGTTCGTAATGACTTTCTGGTACCAACCAGCAGAATCAACAGGAAAACCAATAAACCAGTTTGGACTCATTTTTGTAGTCAGCAGCTGAATTCCGGTTGCTCTTCAAAATTGTCTGGCCGCATTACGCGGCGCTTCGCTTCCCTGGGCAATTTCTTTGATTCCGACAACACGATCAAGCATTTAGCTTAATATATATGGCATCGTATCTATTCCCCATCAAGCTTTTGTTGCTTCTGTGTCTCCTATACCCATCTACCGTAGCAGCACAGCGCAATTCAGACAGCAACAGTACTGCCTCAAAAAAGGCCATTGTAGTCAGTGGTGAACTCAAAAGGTGGCATCCTGTGACATTCACAGTAGATGGCCCAACGGTGGATGAGCAAGATGTAATAAATCCTTTTGCAGATTACAAACTTGAAATAACAATAACCAATGGGGTGACAACCCTGGTTATACCAGGCTATTATGCCGCAGATGGCAATGCCGGCGAGACCAGTGCCACTTCCGGCAATTTATGGCGCGCACATTTCTCGCCTCCTGAAACGGGCACATGGGACTATACCGTTTCTTTTGTCCGTGGCACCGATATCGCTATTGATGACACAGCCATCATAGATGAAACACTCATCGACGATGAGACAGGCAGTTTAGTTATAACAGATACAGATAAAACGGGTCGCGATTTTCGCGGCAAAGGTAGCCTCCGATATGTTGGTGAAGCATATCTACAGTTCGACAACGGCGACTGGTACATCAAAACCGGTATTGATAGCCCGGAAAACATACTCGCTTTTTCGGATTTCGACAGCACCTATACTGCGGATGGCAACGACTTTGTAAAAGACTACGTCCCGCACATCCAGGATTGGAACGCCGGCGACCCCACTTGGCAAGGCGGCAAAGGCAAAGGCCTCATTGGCGCAGTCAACTACCTTGCTGCCCAGGGCATCAACAGCGCTTTTATTCTGATCAACAACATTGGCCAGGAAGGCGACAATGAAGCATTGGGTAACGATGACGTTTGGCCGTTTCTGACTACAAAAATTTATGACCGCTACGACGTATCCAAACTCGAGCAGTGGAATATCGTATTCAAGCATATGCAGGAAAACGGTATTATGCTTCACTTTGCCCTGCAGGAAATCGACAATGACAAATTGCTCGACAATGGCGACCTGGGCCGCACGAGAAAACTGTTCTATCGAGAATTGATGGCGCGCTTCGGCTACCACAACGCCCTGACCTGGAATATAGGGGAAGAACTGCGCTCTGACCGCAACACAGAAGAACAGCGGCAATCGTATGTGGATTTCATTGCCTCTATCGACCCGTATGATCACGGGATTGTAGGTCACACCTGGCCCGGTGACGATGAGTACCTGGCCGTTTATGGCCCGCTGCTCGGGCACAGCACCTTTGATGGCATTTCCTTCCAGATCCATGACGGTCAGGATGGCACCGGTGATCTGAAAGTTTACGAAACCACCAAGGAGTGGTATAATTTCGCCAAAGGCGCCGGCAGAAAATGGTACATGACCATGGACGAGTGCTGTGGCTGGCAGACAGGCGTACAACCCTCAGGCGACGAATACAACCTCGACGACGTACGTGTTGACGTACTCTGGGGTAACCTGATGGCCGGCGGTAGTGGCTCAGAGTGGTTCTTTGGGGACCGCAAGCCTATCCAGTATGACCTCTCCACCGAAGACTTCAGACCCTTCCAGCTCATGTGGAACTACTCACGCTATGCTGGAGAATTCTTTCATAACTACCTGCCATTTACGCAGATGGAACCACAAGATGACCTCACGGACGACGAAGATCATCTTGTGTTTGCAGATCCCGGCGAAGTATACGCAATTTATCTCCGCGAGGGGCTTTCTCCTGATCTAGATCTGGCAGCAAACGTAGGTAATTACCGAATTAAGTGGTATAACCCTCGCACGGGGGGTGGCCTGCAGAATGGTACCATCAAATCAGTTAGCGGCGCCGGCGTCAAAAATCTGGGGTTGCCGCCACAGGCGGAAGAAGAAGACTGGGTGGTGCTCGTAGAAAATGTCGGCTTCAGCAACTATGCGCTGGCAGACTTCCAAACCACGCAGTCGGGCTCAAATCCACGTACCTACGCTTTCGATGCATCGCTTTCACAAAGCTTCGGCGGTTCGATTTCCAATTATGAATGGGACTTTGGCGATGGCGCATTTGCCACAGGCAGCAGCGTTGTGCATACCTATGCGCAATCAGGTACCTATCAGGTAAAAGTCACAGTAACTGATAGCCAGGGCAACACCGATGAGGCGCTCCAGCAAACCATCGTCTTCCCTGTTTTTGCCTCACCTGTTAATGGCTTGATGGGCGAATATTACGACAACCTGACGCTGTCGGATACACCTGAGACACGGCTTGATCCGCGAATCAACTTTATCTGGGGAAATAAAACACCAATAGCCAAGGTAGACCGAGACAGCTTCACCGTTCGCTGGAAAGGCCATCTTATGCCAGATCGCACAGACACGTACACGCTTCGTATCGAGTCTGATGATGCGCTCCGGCTCTGGATTGATGACAACCTGCTGATCGACAACTGGGAAAACACGGGCCTCGTGGAATCAAGTGTCGATGTAGCCATGCAGGCTTACTTCTTCCACAAAATCCAGATTGAATACCGGGAGAATGAAGGCACTTCGCACATCCGGTTTTTCTGGTCATCTTCAACGCTGGCTGAGCAAATTATCCCCGAAACGCACTTCTTCTATGATGCGTCGGAGACGCTGCCAGTAGAGTTAACCGGTTTTGATGCGCTGACAAACGAGGATTCAGTTGTCTTGCAATGGTCTACTGCATCAGAAACAAACAACGCCGGATTTGAAGTGGAGCGTGCCCTGGAAGATGGCAACGTCTTCGAGCGCATAGGTTTTGTCCGTGGTAACGGCACCACTACCGAAGCACAAACTTACGCGTTTACCGACAACGCAAAATTTGAAAACATTGAATACGTCACATACAGACTCAAACAGATCGATTTTGACGGCGCTTTTGCGTACTCAGATGCGAT
This sequence is a window from Bacteroidota bacterium. Protein-coding genes within it:
- a CDS encoding PA14 domain-containing protein gives rise to the protein MASYLFPIKLLLLLCLLYPSTVAAQRNSDSNSTASKKAIVVSGELKRWHPVTFTVDGPTVDEQDVINPFADYKLEITITNGVTTLVIPGYYAADGNAGETSATSGNLWRAHFSPPETGTWDYTVSFVRGTDIAIDDTAIIDETLIDDETGSLVITDTDKTGRDFRGKGSLRYVGEAYLQFDNGDWYIKTGIDSPENILAFSDFDSTYTADGNDFVKDYVPHIQDWNAGDPTWQGGKGKGLIGAVNYLAAQGINSAFILINNIGQEGDNEALGNDDVWPFLTTKIYDRYDVSKLEQWNIVFKHMQENGIMLHFALQEIDNDKLLDNGDLGRTRKLFYRELMARFGYHNALTWNIGEELRSDRNTEEQRQSYVDFIASIDPYDHGIVGHTWPGDDEYLAVYGPLLGHSTFDGISFQIHDGQDGTGDLKVYETTKEWYNFAKGAGRKWYMTMDECCGWQTGVQPSGDEYNLDDVRVDVLWGNLMAGGSGSEWFFGDRKPIQYDLSTEDFRPFQLMWNYSRYAGEFFHNYLPFTQMEPQDDLTDDEDHLVFADPGEVYAIYLREGLSPDLDLAANVGNYRIKWYNPRTGGGLQNGTIKSVSGAGVKNLGLPPQAEEEDWVVLVENVGFSNYALADFQTTQSGSNPRTYAFDASLSQSFGGSISNYEWDFGDGAFATGSSVVHTYAQSGTYQVKVTVTDSQGNTDEALQQTIVFPVFASPVNGLMGEYYDNLTLSDTPETRLDPRINFIWGNKTPIAKVDRDSFTVRWKGHLMPDRTDTYTLRIESDDALRLWIDDNLLIDNWENTGLVESSVDVAMQAYFFHKIQIEYRENEGTSHIRFFWSSSTLAEQIIPETHFFYDASETLPVELTGFDALTNEDSVVLQWSTASETNNAGFEVERALEDGNVFERIGFVRGNGTTTEAQTYAFTDNAKFENIEYVTYRLKQIDFDGAFAYSDAIQVNLPAPAALALHKNFPNPFNPVTVIRYDVPQAGPVRLAVYDATGRQVVILVDSEVAAGRYQTHFDATNLASGVYFYRLETTRTSITNTMLLAK